A part of Rhinoderma darwinii isolate aRhiDar2 chromosome 1, aRhiDar2.hap1, whole genome shotgun sequence genomic DNA contains:
- the LOC142663926 gene encoding uncharacterized protein LOC142663926, whose translation MDKDRNEMSRRILDFTLEIIYLLSGEEYTIVKKTSGDCTTPIIHESGGWSSSPSPITEPPPHSRIHEKKILELIYKMTELLTGEVPIRCQDVTVYFSMEEWEYLEGHKDLYEEVMMEDYRPCTSQDGSSRRNPPERCPSPLYSQDCPEENHNVPENQQGENLMDIKVEAKDEAEEETDVMADQQYGSRRRNPPERSPSPLYSQDCPEENHNFPENHQGEDLTNNKAEDEEEEWVRGDTPCKSKVEEEIPGGVTTENPSKNSEGNFTLLLNYKVEDEDIMQQPSGENLITLDIHPGLHSKDPSYNFTNHEESSPDQSQIVTTNTAQKGGKRFQCGKQFTKISGLLRNRRIHTGVKPYSCSECGKCFTDKSHIVPHERIHTGEKPYSCSDCGKRFTVKSSLVIHKRRHTGEKPYSCSECGKCFTDKSHFVTHERIHTGEKPYSCSECGKCFTDKSGLVRHERIHTGEKPYSCSECGKCFAQKSCLVMHRRRHTGQKPYSCSECGKCFTDKSGLVRHGRIHTGEKPYSCSECGKCFAQKSDLVMHRRRHTGQKPYSCSECGKCFTDKSALVRHERSHTGEKPYSCSECGKCFTDKSGLVTHERIHTGEKLYSCSECGKCFTHKSNLATHERSHTGEKPYSCSECGKCFTHKSNLATHERSHTGEKPCSCSECGKCFTDKSSLVIHERSHTGEKLYLCSECGKCFTTKGKLRAHRRSHTGEKPF comes from the exons atggacaaggacaggaatgagatgagcagaagaatattagacttcaccttggagatcatctacctgttgagcggagag gagtacacaatagtgaagaagacatcgggtgactgtacgactcccatcatccatgagtcaggaggatggagcagtagtccgagccccatcacagagcctccccctcactcccggatacatgagaagaagatcttagaactgatctacaagatgacggagctgctgactggagag gttcctataaggtgtcaggatgtcactgtctatttctccatggaggagtgggagtatctagaaggacacaaggatctgtacgaggaggtcatgatggaggactaccggccgTGCACATCACAGg atggatccagtagaagaaatccaccagagagatgtcccagtcctctgtattcccaggactgtccagaggaaaatcacaatgtcccagagaatcagcaG GGTGAAAATCTGATGGATATTAAGGTTGAGGCTAAAGATGAAGCAGAAGAGGAGACGGATGTAATGGCTGATCAGCAGT atggatcccgtaggagaaatccaccagagagaagtcccagtcctctgtattcccaggactgtccagaggaaaatcacaatttcccagagaatcatcag ggggaagatctgactaacaataaagcggaggatgaagaagaagagtggGTGAGGGGCGATACACCGTGTAAGAgtaaagtggaggaggaaattccaggaggtgttaccacag aaaatcccagtaagaactctgagggaaacttcacGTTATTGCTAAATTacaaagtagaagatgaagatataaTGCAGCAGCCTTCAGGGGAAAACCTCATTACCCTTGATatacatccaggacttcacagtaaaGACCCATCATATAATTTCACTAATCATGAGGAAtcttctcctgaccaatcacagattgttaccacaaatacagctcagaaagggggtaaaaggtttcaatgtggtaaacagttcacaaaaatctcaggtctttTAAGAAACAGAAGAATTCATACAGGagtgaagccgtattcatgttcagaatgtggaaaatgctttacagataaatcacatatTGTtccacatgagagaattcacacaggtgaGAAGCCATATTCCTGTTCAGACTGTGGGAAACGTTTTACagttaaatcaagtcttgttatccATAAGAgacgtcacacaggagagaagccgtattcatgttcagaatgtgggaaatgttttacagataaatcacattttgttacacatgagagaattcacacaggtgagaagccgtattcctgttcagaatgtgggaaatgttttacagataaatcaggtcttgttagacatgagagaattcacacaggagagaaaccgtattcatgttcagaatgtgggaaatgttttgcacaAAAATCATGTCTTGTTATGCATCGGAGACGACACACAGgacagaagccatattcatgttcagaatgtgggaaatgttttacagataaatcaggtcttgttagacatgggagaattcacacaggagagaagccgtattcatgttcagaatgtgggaaatgttttgcacaAAAGTCAGATCTTGTTATGCATCGGAGACGACACACAGgacagaagccatattcatgttcagaatgtgggaaatgttttacagataaatcagctcttgttagacatgagagaagtcacacaggagagaaaccatattcatgttcagaatgtgggaaatgttttacagataaatcaggtcttgttacacatgagagaattcacacaggagagaaattatattcgtgttcagaatgtgggaaatgttttacacataaatcaaatcttgctacacatgagagaagtcacacaggagagaagccatattcatgttcagaatgtgggaaatgttttacacataaatcaaatcttgctacacatgagagaagtcacacaggagagaagccgtgttcttgttcagaatgtgggaaatgttttacagataagtcaagtcttgttatacatgagagaagtcacacaggagagaaattatatttgtgttcagaatgtgggaaatgttttactactaaagGCAAACTTAGGGCTCATCGGAGAagccacacaggggagaagccattttga